One region of Pieris rapae chromosome Z, ilPieRapa1.1, whole genome shotgun sequence genomic DNA includes:
- the LOC110999594 gene encoding uncharacterized protein LOC110999594 — protein MAIFGITSRYMWFAVPLTGFFIGKYIDDQETLRMTNFRDKSALFGGNVKEGDAPSWP, from the coding sequence ATGGCCATCTTTGGAATCACTAGCCGCTACATGTGGTTTGCTGTGCCATTAACAGGCTTTTTCATTGGAAAGTATATAGATGACCAGGAAACACTAAGAATGACAAATTTTAGGGACAAATCTGCTCTTTTTGGTGGGAATGTTAAAGAAGGTGATGCTCCATCTTGGCCatga